From Thermothelomyces thermophilus ATCC 42464 chromosome 6, complete sequence, the proteins below share one genomic window:
- a CDS encoding glycosyltransferase family 59 protein (CAZy_ID 270023) encodes MQIITTFGFFVLWLASRWWLALVDKYVPEPYLDEVFHIPQAQKYCAGHFRDWDDKITTPPGLYLLSVAYHRFRLLSECTPFSLRSNNLLATILTAFLAAQCRHLIETRAAGRNGETSSVAMPFGSYYTGLNIALFPLIFFFSALYYTDVMSTLVVLVAYRNHLLRLQARRLGIVNDLWTVVLGVCALFMRQTNVFWVVVYMGGLEAVHVLRSVHSGSQKDSTLHDPPLSQSGPQDWFLCVLTLAVAALSNPFRVVRQIWPHLTILALFAGFVAWNGGVVLGDKSNHIATIHLAQMLYIWPLFAFFSAPLLIPSVLSAATRPIQYLHTLFSLTSKRAAFISVSYTLVTVLLSLVVVRYNTIIHPFTLADNRHYMFYVFRYTILRSHALRLSLVAAYTVCRWLVWDQLAGAAGPAQNPPRPVKEAAAATAAAAPRTSTALLWLLTTALSLTTAPLVEPRYFILPWVFYRLLVPAWRATDAPAPPGIGRAWPRGGLAGRLWLVAGSVDVRLPLETAWFVAINVGTMYVFLFRGFYWRGEHGELLDGGRVQRFMW; translated from the exons ATGCAAATAATCACGACTTTTGgcttcttcgtcctctggTTAGCGTCGCGTTGGTGGCTTGCACTGGTGGACAAATATGTCCCTGAACCTTACCTC GATGAGGTTTTCCATATCCCCCAAGCGCAAAAATACTGCGCGGGGCATTTCCGGGACTGGGATGACAAGATTACTACCCCTCCCGGCCT CTACCTGCTATCCGTGGCATATCACAGGTTCAGATTGCTTTCAGAATGCACTCCCTTCAGTCTTCGGTCCAATAACCTCCTCGCCACGATCCTGACTGCCTTTCTTGCAGCTCAGTGCCGACACTTAATCGAGACTCGGGCAGCTGGCAGAAACGGGGAGACGTCTTCCGTGGCAATGCCGTTCGGCTCGTATTATACGGGTCTCAACATTGCCTTGTTCCCGcttatcttcttcttttcgGCCCTTTACTACACAGATGTCATGTCGACCTTGGTTGTACTGGTCGCCTACCGGAACCACCTCCTTCGCCTCCAAGCTCGTCGGCTGGGCATCGTTAACGACCTATGGACAGTGGTGCTCGGTGTTTGTGCTCTGTTCATGCGTCAGACCAACGTCTTCTGGGTGGTTGTGTACATGGGAGGCCTGGAAGCTGTCCACGTCCTGCGCTCAGTCCACTCCGGTTCGCAGAAGGACTCTACGCTTCATGATCCGCCACTAAGCCAGTCTGGCCCGCAGG ATTGGTTCCTTTGTGTGCTTACGCTCGCCGTCGCAGCTCTTTCCAACCCGTTCAGGGTTGTCCGGCAAATATGGCCTCACCTCACCATCCTCGCATTATTTGCCGGCTTCGTCGCCTGGAATGGGGGTGTGGTTCTCG GAGACAAATCCAACCACATCGCCACCATCCACCTAGCGCAGATGCTCTACATCTGGCCACTCTTTGCCTTCTTCTCTGCGCCCCTTCTCATTCCCTCGGTCCTCTCGGCCGCCACCCGCCCCATCCAGTACCTCCACACTCTCTTCTCCCTGACCTCAAAGAGAGCAGCCTTCATCTCCGTCTCTTACACCCTGGTCACCGTCCTCCTATCCCTTGTCGTGGTGCGGTACAACACCATCATCCACCCCTTCACCCTCGCCGACAACCGACACTACATGTTTTACGTCTTCCGCTACACCATCCTCCGCTCCCACGCCCTTCGCCTGTCCCTCGTCGCCGCTTACACCGTCTGCCGGTGGCTTGTGTGGGACCAGCTTGCCGGAGCGGCTGGGCCCGCCCAGAACCCGCCGAGACCGGTCaaggaggccgccgccgccaccgccgccgccgccccacGGACATCCACGGCGCTCCTCTGGCTGCTCACCACGGCGCTCTCGCTCACCACGGCCCCGCTCGTCGAGCCGCGCTACTTCATCCTGCCGTGGGTGTTCTACCGGTTGCTGGTGCCGGCCTGGCGCGCGACGgacgcgccggcgccgccggggatCGGGCGGGCGTGGCCGAGGGGCGGGCTGGCCGGCCGGCTCTGGCTGGTCGCGGGGAGCGTCGACGTGCGCCTCCCGCTGGAGACGGCGTGGTTTGTGGCCATCAACGTCGGGACCATGTACGTGTTTCTGTTCAGAGGGTTCTACTGGCGCGGGGAGCACGGGGAACTCTTGGACGGGGGGAGGGTGCAGAGGTTTATGTGGTAG